A window from Vulpes vulpes isolate BD-2025 chromosome 9, VulVul3, whole genome shotgun sequence encodes these proteins:
- the IP6K1 gene encoding inositol hexakisphosphate kinase 1 isoform X2 has translation MLDGNSGLSSEKISHNPWSLRCHKQQLSRMRSESKDRKLYKFLLLENVVHHFKYPCVLDLKMGTRQHGDDASAEKAARQMRKCEQSTSATLGVRVCGMQVYQLDTGHYLCRNKYYGRGLSTEGFRNALYQYLHNGLDLRRDLFEPILSKLRGLKAVLERQASYRFYSSSLLVIYDGRECRAESFLDRRAEMRLKHLDTGLPEGAPPCGPSTSPNSTSPEAGPSSPPKVDVRMIDFAHSTFKGFRDDPTVHDGPDRGYVFGLENLISIMEQMRDENQ, from the exons ATGCTGGATGGCAACAGCGGTCTGAGCTCTGAGAAGATCAGCCACAATCCCTGGAGTCTGCGCTGCCACAAGCAGCAACTGAGCCGCATGCGCTCCGAGTCCAAGGACCGAAAGCTCTACA AGTTCCTCTTGCTTGAGAACGTAGTGCACCACTTCAAGTACCCCTGTGTGCTGGACCTGAAGATGGGCACCCGGCAGCATGGTGATGATGCATCAGCTGAGAAAGCAGCCCGGCAGATGAGGAAGTGTGAGCAGAGTACGTCAGCTACACTGGGTGTCAGGGTCTGTGGCATGCAG GTATACCAGCTGGACACAGGGCATTACCTCTGCAGGAACAAGTACTATGGCCGTGGGCTCTCCACTGAAGGCTTCCGCAACGCCCTCTATCAGTACCTGCACAACGGTCTGGACCTGAGGCGTGACCTTTTTGAGCCCATCCTGAGCAAACTGCGGGGCCTGAAAGCTGTGCTGGAGCGGCAAGCCTCCTACCGCTTCTACTCCAGCTCCCTGCTGGTCATCTACGATGGCAGGGAGTGCCGGGCAGAGTCCTTCCTGGATCGCCGGGCCGAGATGCGTCTCAAGCACCTGGATACAGGGCTCCCTGAGGGGGCGCCGCCCTGTGGCCCTAGCACCAGCCCCAATAGCACCAGCCCTGAGGCCggcccctcctctccacccaaGGTGGATGTCCGCATGATCGACTTTGCACACAGCACATTCAAGGGCTTCCGGGATGACCCCACCGTGCATGACGGGCCAGATCGAGGCTATGTGTTTGGCCTAGAGAACCTCATCAGCATCATGGAACAGATGCGGGACGAGAACCAGtag
- the GMPPB gene encoding mannose-1-phosphate guanylyltransferase catalytic subunit beta, which produces MKALILVGGYGTRLRPLTLSIPKPLVDFCNKPILLHQVEALAAAGVDHVILAVSYMSQMLEKEMKAQEQRLGIRISMSHEEEPLGTAGPLALARDLLSETADPFFVLNSDVICDFPFQAMVQFHRHHGQEGSILVTKVEEPSKYGVVVCETDTGRIHRFVEKPQVFVSNKINAGMYILNPAVLRRIQLQPTSIEKEIFPVMAKEGQLYAMELQGFWMDIGQPKDFLTGMCLFLQSLRQKQPEQLCSGPGIVGNVLVDPSARIGQNCSIGPNVSLGPGVVVEDGVCIRRCTVLRDAHIRSHSWLESCIVGWRCRVGQWVRMENVTVLGEDVIVNDELYLNGASVLPHKSIGESVPEPRIIM; this is translated from the exons ATGAAGGCGCTGATCTTGGTGGGCGGCTATGGGACGCGTCTGCGGCCGCTTACGCTGAGCATCCCGAAGCCACTGGTGGATTTCTGCAATAAGCCCATCTTGCTGCACCAAGTGGAGGCGCTGGCCGCG GCAGGCGTGGACCACGTGATTCTGGCCGTGAGCTACATGTCTCAGATGctggagaaggaaatgaaggcgcaggagcagagg CTGGGAATCCGAATCTCCATGTCTCATGAAGAAGAGCCTCTGGGGACAG CCGGGCCCCTGGCACTTGCCCGTGACTTGCTGTCTGAGACTGCAGACCCTTTCTTCGTTCTCAACAGTGATGTGATCTGCGATTTCCCCTTCCAGGCCATGGTGCAGTTCCACCGGCACCATGGCCAGGAGGGCTCCATCCTG GTGACCAAAGTGGAGGAACCCTCTAAGTATGGTGTGGTGGTATGTGAGACTGACACAGGCCGCATTCACCGGTTCGTGGAGAAGCCGCAGGTGTTTGTGTCCAACAAGATCAACGCAGGAATGTACATCCTGAACCCTGCAGTGCTGCGGCGTATCCAG CTGCAGCCTACATCCATTGAGAAGGAGATCTTCCCTGTCATGGCCAAGGAGGGGCAGCTGTATGCCATGGAGCTacagg GCTTCTGGATGGATATAGGGCAGCCCAAGGATTTCCTCACCGGCATGTGCCTTTTTCTACAGTCCCTGCGACAGAAGCAACCTGAGCAACTGTGCTCAGGCCCTGGCATTGTGGGCAACGTGCTGGTG GACCCAAGTGCCCGCATTGGTCAGAACTGCAGCATCGGCCCCAACGTGAGCCTGGGGCCTGGTGTGGTGGTGGAGGATGGCGTGTGCATCCGGCGGTGCACAGTGCTTCGAGATGCCCATATCCGATCCCACTCCTGGCTCGAGTCCTGCATTGTGGGCTGGCGCTGCCGCGTGGGCCAGTGG GTACGCATGGAGAACGTGACGGTGCTGGGTGAAGATGTCATCGTTAACGACGAGCTCTACCTCAACGGGGCCAGTGTGCTGCCCCACAAGTCTATCGGCGAGTCAGTACCAGAGCCTCGCATCATCATGTGA
- the AMIGO3 gene encoding amphoterin-induced protein 3, translated as MAWLVLLGALLCMSRVGVGSLGTEGFLPSMPHNCPYKCVCAADLLSCAGLGLQDVPAALPAAAADLDLSHNALQRLRPGWLAPLSRLRALRLGHNELDVLGRGVFTNASALRLLDLSSNALRALGRHDLDGLGALERLLLFNNRLAHLDVHAFRGLGALSRLYLGCNELSSFSFDHLHGLGTTHLRTLDLSSNRLGRIPVAHLAALPAFLKNGLYLHNNPLPCDCRLYHLLRRWQQRGLSAVSDFAREYMCLAFKVPASRVRFFEHSRIFQNCSTALARGLERPEEQLHVQMGRSLTLRCNTSAPAVRVAWVSPQHELLVAPGSRDGSISVLADGSLAISNAQPQHEGVFVCLASGPRLHHNQTHEYNVSVHFPHPEPEAFNTGFTTLLGCAVGLVLVLLYLFAPPCPGCRRCYRRTCRCRCWPRAPSPLRELSAQSSVLSTTPPDVPSRKASVHKHVVFLEPGRRGLNGRVQLAVAEDFDLYNPVGLRLKAGSESASSTGSEGLVMT; from the coding sequence ATGGCCTGGCTGGTGCTGCTGGGCGCCCTACTGTGCATGTCGCGCGTCGGGGTGGGCAGCCTAGGCACAGAGGGCTTCCTGCCCTCCATGCCCCATAACTGCCCCTACAAATGTGTGTGCGCCGCCGACCTACTGAGCTGTGcgggcctggggctgcaggacGTGCCGGCTGCACTGCCGGCTGCCGCCGCAGACCTTGATCTGAGCCACAACGCACTCCAGCGCCTGCGCCCCGGCTGGCTGGCGCCCCTCTCCCGGCTGCGCGCCCTGCGCCTAGGCCACAACGAGCTGGATGTGCTAGGTCGCGGAGTCTTCACCAACGCCAGCGCCCTGCGGCTGCTCGATTTATCATCTAACGCGCTGCGGGCGCTGGGACGCCATGACCTCGACGGGCTGGGGGCGCTCGAGAGGCTGCTGCTGTTCAATAACCGCCTGGCGCACTTGGATGTGCATGCCTTCCGAGGCCTGGGCGCACTCAGCCGTCTCTACCTGGGTTGCAATGAACTCTCATCCTTCTCTTTCGACCACCTACACGGGCTGGGCACCACCCACCTCCGTACTCTGGACCTGTCCTCCAACCGCCTGGGCCGCATCCCCGTGGCCCACCTGGCTGCCCTGCCAGCCTTTCTCAAGAACGGCCTTTACCTGCACAACAACCCCCTGCCCTGTGACTGCCGCCTCTACCACCTGCTGCGGCGCTGGCAACAGCGGGGCCTCAGTGCTGTGAGCGACTTCGCCCGAGAATACATGTGCCTGGCCTTCAAGGTGCCTGCGTCCCGAGTGCGCTTCTTTGAGCACAGCCGTATCTTCCAGAACTGCTCAACTGCCCTGGCTCGGGGCCTAGAGCGGCCGGAAGAGCAGCTGCATGTGCAGATGGGTCGGTCCCTGACACTGCGCTGCAACACCAGCGCCCCAGCTGTCCGTGTCGCCTGGGTGTCGCCGCAGCATGAGCTGCTTGTGGCACCAGGATCCCGAGATGGCAGTATCTCGGTGCTGGCTGACGGCAGCTTGGCCATCAGCAACGCGCAGCCGCAGCATGAGGGGGTCTTCGTGTGTCTGGCCAGCGGGCCCCGCCTGCATCATAACCAGACGCATGAGTACAATGTGAGCGTGCACTTCCCGCACCCTGAGCCTGAGGCTTTCAACACGGGCTTCACCACCCTGCTGGGCTGCGCCGTGGGCCTGGTGCTCGTGCTGCTCTACTTGTTTGCGCCGCCCTGCCCCGGCTGCCGCCGCTGCTACCGCCGCACCTGCCGCTGTCGCTGCTGGCCCCGGGCAccgagccccctccgggagctgAGCGCACAGTCCTCGGTGCTCAGCACCACCCCGCCAGATGTGCCCAGCCGCAAGGCCAGTGTCCACAAGCATGTGGTCTTTCTGGAGCCGGGCAGGAGGGGCCTCAATGGGCGCGTGCAGCTGGCAGTGGCTGAGGACTTTGATCTCTACAATCCCGTGGGCCTGCGGCTCAAAGCTGGCTCTGAGTCGGCCAGCTCCACAGGCTCTGAGGGTCTGGTGATGACCTAa